In Anaerolineae bacterium, the sequence GAACAGGAGTCCGATCCCTACGCCCGCCAGGCGGTACCGACCCGCCATCACCTTCGGCGAGACCGGGGCTCGCGGCGTGAGGACGCCCAGCAAGAACGTGAGCGTGGCCACCAGCGCCGGGGCGTGACTCATGAGGCTGGCCGACATCAGCAAGGTGAAGGGACTGACCGCGAACGCCGACGTGGCCAGCAGCGCTGTCCGCCGGGAGAACAGCCTCTCCGCCAGGCGGTGGAGCAGAAGCACGCAGGCGGCTCCCAGCAACGGGTTGACCAGCCAGGGCACGCCCGCGGCCTCCCCGACGGCCATCAGCGCCGAAGTGCCCGGAGTGTACTTCCCATACCACTTGCCGTTGTTGACGATGAACTCGTGGTCGAAGAAGCCGCGCACACTCTCGGGCAAGGAGGGAAGGTAGAGACGCCCGGCCGCCAGCACCCGGGCTTGGAAGAGGTAAGCCACTTCGTCCTGGCAGTGAGGCATCCCCTCCAGGATGTCCGCCGCCGTGTAAGCCGATGCTCCCAGCACCAGAAGCGCCAGGGATAACACGATCGCCCGCTTACTCATCCTAACTCGCCGGCCAACTCCATCCACACCGTCTGTCCGAGCGCAGATCATAGCGAGGCCGAGGGAAGCCCACAACCGCCGGTGCTCAGGCGGCAGTCGTACGGGGCAGACCCGCGTAGGTGGTTCCTTCACAAGCTCTAGGGCTAGGCTCTTCGGCCGGCTGCGCGGCCAAGGCGATGGCGCTCAAGTCCCTCTCGAGCAGCCCGGGCCCCCAGGCGCATGGACACAGGGCACGCTCACGCGCGCACTCCTTCTTCCCGAGGAGTCCGCGCCCCCAGGCGCGGCCGGCGCATGGACACAGGGCACGGGCGGGCGCGCACTTCTCGAAGGAGGGCGTACCGGCGATCCAGCCGGGGCCCGCTCCCGCAGTCTGAGCGCCGGTGCTGCTCCAAATCCGTCCCCTTGATCCTGAGCTGTTACCGGCAGCCTACCTGGAGCAGAGATACAGTCGGCAGCCAGATGGGCAGGGGGAGGCACGGAGTCAGCCGGACAACGGAAGAGGCATCTGCATCGGGGGACGTCGGCCAGCCAGCAGCACGAAGGGAGCGCATGTCTCGGCTCGCATCCCCAAGCGCGCCAACTGGGTCAAATCGCGGATGGTAGCATGGCGGCGGGCCTCCAGCAGCCGCCGGGCGCCGGTGGGGCCGATCCCTGGCACCCGCACCAGAGCCTGCCGGCTGGCGGTGTTGACCTCCACCGGAAAGCGCTCCGGGTGCCTCAGCGCCCAGGCCAGCTTCGGGTCCATGCCACTTTCCAGATCCCCCTGGTCGTCGTACGGGATCTCATCGGCGGAGAAACCGTACTCCCGCAGCAGAGCATCCGCTTGATACAGGCGACGCTCCCGAGCTGGGGCCATGGGGGGCACATCCTGCAGAGGCGAATCGGGCACGGGCCGGAAGGGGCTGTAGTAGGCGCGGCGGAGCCCATAGCCCCGATAGAGCCCATCGGCGCAGGCCAGCAGCTCCCGATCGCTCTCCCCTGCCGACCCGGCCACGAACTGGGTGGTGGGGCCGGCAGGCGCGAACCCGGGGATGCGCGCCCTGAGTGCCCGCATCCGGTCCATCAGCCCCAGCAGCGCCCCGAAGTCCTTGTCGGGCGCGATCCGGCCGAGGCGAGCGGGGTTGGGTGCCTCCAGATTCACCGAGATGCGGTCCGCTATGAGGCCGGCGCGCTCTACCTGGTCGTCCGTGGCGCCAGGCATCACCTTCAGGTGCACATAGCCGGTGAACTGATAGCGGCCTCGCACGATCTCCACCGTGTCCAGTAGCCGATCCATGGTGCGCACCGAGTCGCCGCACAGGCCTGAACTGAGGAACAGGCCCTGAACCAGCCCGCTCCGCCGCATGTCGTCGAAGGATCGGGCCAGTTGGTCCGGACTCAGAGTGCACCGCCGCACGCGGGCACTGGCCCGGGTGGCGCAGTAGGCGCAGTCGTTCTGACAGGCGTTGCTGAGCA encodes:
- a CDS encoding radical SAM protein; this translates as MRALGVDEKLELLVGAACVEASSAELACSPGPDLTGAVFRAAAGGRRVPLLKVLLSNACQNDCAYCATRASARVRRCTLSPDQLARSFDDMRRSGLVQGLFLSSGLCGDSVRTMDRLLDTVEIVRGRYQFTGYVHLKVMPGATDDQVERAGLIADRISVNLEAPNPARLGRIAPDKDFGALLGLMDRMRALRARIPGFAPAGPTTQFVAGSAGESDRELLACADGLYRGYGLRRAYYSPFRPVPDSPLQDVPPMAPARERRLYQADALLREYGFSADEIPYDDQGDLESGMDPKLAWALRHPERFPVEVNTASRQALVRVPGIGPTGARRLLEARRHATIRDLTQLARLGMRAETCAPFVLLAGRRPPMQMPLPLSG